One Sphingomicrobium sp. XHP0239 DNA segment encodes these proteins:
- a CDS encoding TetR/AcrR family transcriptional regulator, giving the protein MGEDRTATAKGAETASSDGKTTDRGTAKTPRTRRGEATRARILDAARVEFGQTGFSDSSIVAITKRARVALGTFYTYFDSKEEVFAALVADMSRRVADAVAPAIRDIEDGLDRERAALEAFLSFASEHAEVYRIIDEAEFADPKGFERHYRGTAGRIRERLEKAPGIAAADGDLEAEVRAWAMMGMYVFLGLRFSVWDREDPSEIAAIAKRLLGEGLQRGG; this is encoded by the coding sequence ATGGGGGAGGATCGAACAGCCACGGCGAAGGGCGCGGAGACGGCGTCGAGCGACGGCAAAACCACGGATCGCGGGACCGCAAAGACCCCCCGTACCCGGCGGGGCGAGGCGACACGCGCGCGGATCCTCGATGCCGCGCGAGTCGAGTTCGGGCAGACCGGATTTTCCGATTCGTCGATCGTCGCGATCACCAAGCGGGCGCGGGTCGCGCTGGGCACCTTCTACACCTATTTCGACAGCAAGGAGGAAGTGTTCGCCGCCCTGGTCGCCGACATGTCGAGGCGCGTGGCCGACGCGGTCGCCCCTGCCATCCGCGACATCGAGGACGGACTGGACCGCGAGCGCGCCGCGCTGGAGGCGTTCCTGTCGTTCGCGAGCGAGCATGCCGAGGTCTATCGAATCATCGACGAGGCCGAATTCGCCGATCCGAAGGGGTTCGAGCGTCATTATCGCGGCACGGCCGGGCGTATTCGCGAACGGCTGGAAAAGGCCCCCGGGATCGCGGCGGCGGACGGCGACCTCGAGGCCGAGGTGCGCGCGTGGGCGATGATGGGAATGTATGTGTTTCTGGGGCTACGGTTCAGCGTATGGGACCGGGAGGACCCGAGCGAGATCGCGGCGATCGCCAAGCGACTGCTCGGCGAGGGACTACAACGCGGCGGCTAG
- a CDS encoding TonB-dependent receptor: MIRTTTMIRTMLLAGTGGLAIAAAPAYAQQEVDEEPDAATVANEAEDGGAIVITARRRAESLQDVPLSVTAYTGEVLERQAALDITDIADTTPNVTLEASRGTNSTLTAFIRGVGQQDPVAGFEQGVGIYLDDVYLNRPQGAVLDIYDVERIEVLRGPQGTLYGRNTIGGAVKYVTRRLPDDFSGAIRGTLGSYGQTDLTAKLSTPIGDVVRVGAGAAILQNNGFGENLTTGLENYNKDVRAFRLSAEAGDPDAFNARIAYDYTEDRSNPRGGSRLITGLVSGAPLLDDEFDSRGGLLDPEQEVTAQGVALTLEAPIGDSFTLKSITAWRDDYSATPIDFDSLAAVDLDVPAIYENEQLSQELQLLIDRGPVQGLLGAYYLDATADTVFDVRLFTALNGLTALTQGEVDTETWAIFGDVTFDVTPTISVSLGGRYTEDRRDSTVFRETYLGGGSPIFGGAGVVFATTSDFNGQRKDTAFTPRASISYQPTPDHNFYASYAEGFKGGGFDPRGQSTAAPDLDGDGTVSPGEVFDFFAFDPEEVKSYELGWKGNLADDRIYIAAALFQADYENVQIPGSIGTTDAQGNQTFIGITTNAAEARIRGLEVEGNAMLFGDRFGPRLNFGWSLGLLDADFLEYIDARGIDVSDNREIQNTPDITASGTLTYAAPVREGDLTVNTTLSYRGDSQQFELASPLDQEGFFLWDAGVTYELPGGNWTIGAYGKNLTDERYIVSGYNFLLQNPDTGDLVLSPTGNPIPTLGTEGTLTAYYGAPRQFLVSVGYSF, from the coding sequence ATGATCCGCACGACGACTATGATTCGCACCATGCTTCTTGCCGGCACCGGCGGTCTCGCGATCGCGGCCGCGCCGGCCTACGCCCAGCAGGAGGTCGACGAGGAACCCGACGCCGCCACCGTCGCCAACGAGGCCGAGGACGGCGGCGCCATCGTCATCACCGCCCGCCGCCGCGCGGAAAGCCTGCAGGACGTGCCGCTGTCGGTCACCGCCTACACCGGCGAAGTCCTCGAGCGGCAGGCCGCGCTCGACATCACCGACATCGCCGACACCACGCCCAACGTGACGCTGGAAGCCTCGCGCGGGACCAATTCCACGCTCACCGCCTTCATCCGCGGCGTCGGCCAGCAGGATCCCGTGGCGGGTTTCGAACAGGGCGTCGGCATCTATCTCGATGACGTCTATCTCAACCGTCCGCAAGGCGCGGTCCTCGACATCTACGACGTCGAGCGGATCGAGGTGCTGCGCGGCCCGCAGGGCACCCTCTACGGGCGCAACACCATCGGCGGCGCCGTCAAGTACGTCACCCGCCGGCTGCCCGACGATTTCTCGGGGGCGATCCGCGGCACGCTCGGCAGCTATGGGCAGACCGACCTGACCGCCAAGCTCTCTACCCCGATCGGCGACGTCGTGCGCGTCGGCGCGGGCGCGGCCATTCTGCAGAACAACGGTTTCGGCGAGAACCTCACCACGGGGCTCGAGAACTACAATAAGGACGTGCGCGCGTTCCGCCTGAGCGCCGAAGCGGGCGACCCCGACGCGTTCAACGCGCGCATCGCCTACGACTATACCGAGGATCGTTCGAACCCGCGCGGCGGGTCGCGGCTGATCACCGGTCTGGTATCCGGCGCCCCGCTGCTCGACGACGAATTCGACAGCCGCGGCGGGCTTCTCGATCCCGAACAGGAAGTCACCGCTCAGGGCGTCGCACTGACGCTCGAAGCTCCGATCGGCGACTCCTTCACGCTGAAGTCGATCACCGCCTGGCGCGACGATTACAGCGCGACGCCCATCGATTTCGATTCGCTCGCCGCCGTCGATCTCGACGTGCCCGCCATCTACGAGAACGAACAGCTCAGCCAGGAACTGCAGTTGCTCATCGACCGCGGGCCCGTTCAGGGTCTGCTCGGCGCCTATTATCTCGACGCGACCGCCGACACGGTCTTCGACGTTCGCCTCTTCACGGCGTTGAACGGCCTGACCGCGCTCACGCAGGGCGAGGTCGATACCGAGACCTGGGCGATCTTCGGCGACGTGACCTTCGACGTCACCCCGACGATCAGCGTCTCGCTCGGCGGCCGTTACACCGAGGACCGACGCGACAGCACCGTCTTCCGCGAGACCTATCTCGGCGGCGGCTCGCCCATCTTCGGCGGAGCGGGGGTGGTTTTCGCGACTACCTCGGACTTCAACGGCCAGCGCAAGGACACGGCCTTCACGCCGCGCGCCTCGATCAGCTATCAGCCGACGCCCGACCATAATTTCTACGCAAGCTACGCCGAAGGCTTCAAGGGCGGCGGCTTCGATCCGCGTGGCCAGTCCACCGCGGCGCCCGATCTCGACGGTGACGGCACCGTCAGCCCGGGCGAGGTCTTCGACTTCTTCGCCTTCGATCCCGAGGAAGTGAAAAGCTACGAACTGGGCTGGAAGGGCAATCTAGCCGACGATCGGATCTACATCGCCGCCGCGCTGTTCCAGGCCGATTACGAGAACGTCCAAATCCCGGGGTCGATCGGCACCACCGATGCACAGGGGAACCAGACCTTCATCGGGATCACCACCAACGCCGCCGAAGCGCGCATCCGCGGGCTCGAGGTCGAGGGCAACGCGATGCTGTTCGGCGATCGCTTCGGGCCGCGGCTCAACTTCGGCTGGTCGCTGGGGCTGCTCGACGCCGATTTCCTTGAATATATCGACGCGCGCGGGATCGACGTGTCGGACAACCGGGAAATACAGAACACCCCCGACATCACCGCCAGCGGCACGCTCACCTACGCGGCGCCCGTCCGCGAGGGGGATCTTACGGTCAACACGACCCTCTCCTATCGCGGCGACAGCCAGCAGTTCGAACTGGCCTCCCCGCTCGATCAGGAGGGTTTCTTCCTGTGGGATGCGGGTGTCACCTACGAACTTCCGGGCGGCAACTG